One window from the genome of Streptomyces sp. WZ-12 encodes:
- a CDS encoding SDR family oxidoreductase gives MSNPSTTVASKVVLITGASSGIGEATARRLAAAGHHVVLGARRTDRLAALAKDIEARGGSTLPHELDVTDQASVRSFVAAAHDRYGRVDVLVNNAGIMPLSRLDALRVDEWNRMIDVNLRGVLHGIAAVLPLMQAQRSGHIVNLSSVSGLRVDPTAAVYSATKHAVRALSEGLRQESRELRVTVISPGLTHSELTWSIGDSVVKDAVREQMGIAIPAAAIGEAILYALSQPADVDVNELVVRPTAQG, from the coding sequence ATGTCCAACCCGTCCACCACGGTCGCCTCGAAGGTGGTCCTGATCACCGGGGCCAGCAGCGGTATCGGCGAGGCCACCGCCAGACGGCTCGCCGCCGCGGGCCACCACGTGGTTCTCGGGGCGCGGCGCACCGACCGCCTGGCCGCCCTCGCCAAGGACATCGAGGCCCGCGGCGGCAGCACGCTCCCGCATGAGTTGGACGTGACCGACCAGGCCAGCGTGCGGTCCTTCGTCGCGGCCGCGCACGACCGATACGGGCGCGTCGACGTCCTGGTCAACAACGCCGGCATCATGCCGTTGTCGCGCCTGGACGCGCTGAGGGTCGATGAATGGAACCGCATGATCGACGTGAACCTGCGCGGGGTCCTGCACGGCATCGCCGCCGTCCTGCCGCTCATGCAAGCCCAGCGCAGCGGGCACATCGTGAACCTCTCCTCCGTCTCAGGGCTGCGGGTCGACCCGACCGCGGCCGTCTACAGCGCCACCAAACACGCCGTCCGCGCCCTGTCGGAGGGACTGCGCCAGGAGAGCCGGGAGCTGCGGGTCACCGTGATCAGCCCGGGCCTGACCCACAGCGAGCTGACCTGGTCGATCGGCGACAGCGTGGTCAAGGACGCGGTGCGGGAGCAGATGGGCATCGCGATCCCCGCCGCGGCGATCGGCGAAGCGATCCTCTACGCCCTCAGTCAGCCCGCCGACGTGGACGTCAACGAACTCGTCGTCCGGCCCACGGCCCAAGGCTGA
- a CDS encoding CoA transferase, with protein MIELRLNDNELSPLAALLAQMGLGDAFHGDATLHGTDPVIRSPHRLGEASATAQLAIGAAVSAIWERRTGQIGDVEIDIEHALHYLHPTHFVRQSGHAIDVGAERVAANGLFACADDRYVMLEAGPPYAKLLDGYLNFFDCGNNRAALAREVARWHSEDLEEALTAAGLPCCRAFTREQWLEHPQGRLLQRTPVVEIVKIADTAPVPWTPTAASPLDGLRVLDFTHVLAGPRSARTLAEYGAEVLHISAPQYPDTMAQHLGVDVGKHCAYLDLREPAQLSRMRELAAEADVFTTTWRPDVNDRFGLTPAQLAAGSTHGIVYMSANAYGHQGPWARRPGFDQNGQVASGFAAREGAPGRPRFSPVFYLADLITGYLAAAGMMAALLRRSVEGGSYHVRLSLTRSAMWVQELGLIDEQLLAGVSEKDTHPARTVTFDTAYGAVTNLAPPLAFSNLPLPRAERLVPYGADPALWKPRTG; from the coding sequence GTGATCGAACTACGGCTCAACGACAACGAACTGAGTCCGCTGGCCGCGTTGCTGGCCCAGATGGGACTCGGCGACGCCTTCCACGGCGACGCGACGCTACACGGGACCGACCCCGTCATCCGCTCCCCGCACCGCCTCGGCGAGGCCTCCGCCACAGCCCAACTCGCCATCGGTGCCGCGGTGTCCGCGATCTGGGAGCGGCGCACCGGCCAGATCGGCGACGTGGAGATCGACATCGAGCACGCCCTGCACTACCTGCACCCCACGCACTTCGTCCGCCAGTCCGGCCACGCCATCGACGTGGGTGCCGAACGCGTCGCGGCCAACGGCCTGTTCGCGTGCGCCGATGACCGCTACGTGATGCTGGAGGCGGGACCCCCCTACGCCAAGCTGCTGGACGGCTACCTGAACTTCTTCGACTGCGGCAACAACCGCGCGGCCCTCGCCCGCGAAGTCGCCCGCTGGCACTCCGAAGACCTGGAGGAGGCCCTCACTGCGGCGGGCCTGCCCTGCTGCCGAGCCTTCACCAGGGAGCAGTGGCTGGAGCATCCGCAGGGCCGGCTGCTCCAGCGCACTCCCGTCGTGGAGATTGTGAAGATCGCCGACACCGCCCCCGTGCCGTGGACGCCGACGGCCGCCTCCCCCCTCGACGGGCTGCGCGTTCTGGACTTCACCCACGTCCTCGCCGGTCCGCGCAGCGCACGGACCCTCGCCGAATACGGCGCCGAGGTGCTCCACATCAGCGCCCCGCAGTACCCGGACACCATGGCCCAGCACCTTGGCGTCGACGTCGGCAAGCACTGCGCGTACCTCGACCTGCGCGAGCCCGCCCAGCTCAGCCGCATGCGGGAACTGGCCGCCGAAGCAGACGTGTTCACCACTACTTGGCGCCCGGACGTCAATGACCGGTTCGGCCTCACCCCCGCCCAACTCGCGGCCGGAAGTACGCACGGCATCGTGTACATGAGCGCCAACGCCTACGGCCACCAGGGCCCTTGGGCCCGCCGGCCAGGATTCGACCAGAACGGGCAGGTCGCTTCCGGCTTCGCCGCGCGCGAGGGGGCGCCGGGGAGGCCCCGCTTCTCCCCCGTCTTCTACCTGGCCGACCTGATCACCGGATACCTGGCCGCCGCGGGCATGATGGCCGCCCTGCTGCGCCGGTCCGTGGAGGGCGGTTCCTACCACGTGCGGCTCTCCCTCACCCGCAGCGCGATGTGGGTACAGGAACTCGGCCTCATCGACGAACAACTCCTCGCGGGTGTGTCCGAGAAGGACACCCACCCAGCGCGGACGGTCACCTTCGACACCGCCTACGGCGCCGTCACCAACCTCGCCCCGCCGTTGGCCTTCTCCAACCTGCCGCTGCCGCGCGCCGAACGACTCGTCCCCTACGGCGCCGACCCGGCGCTCTGGAAACCCCGAACCGGCTGA
- a CDS encoding helix-turn-helix domain-containing protein has protein sequence MSGNELGEFLLARRSRVSPADAGLPRSRGRRVSGLRREEVAVLAGVSADYYARLEQGRERHPSGQVVDALARALHLDSDACWHAYRLAGLVPSAQGPVSDEERVAPELLRLMDAFPTAVAYVVNRRLDVLASNALADALLSPLTDPRGMVRSLFCDPAARDLFVDWHAVARDTVAALRLAHGHDRHDPRMSALIEGLLAQSEEFAALWNHQDVGRLGSKTKTFRHPQAGQLTLAYQTFEVQDAPGQCLLVGTAEPGSPDARRLALLGSHRAEADESVTVGRR, from the coding sequence ATGAGTGGCAATGAACTGGGGGAATTCCTGCTGGCCCGGCGCTCCCGGGTCAGCCCGGCCGACGCCGGACTTCCGCGCTCACGAGGCCGCCGCGTCAGCGGACTGCGGCGCGAGGAGGTGGCCGTCCTGGCGGGTGTCAGCGCGGACTACTACGCCCGGTTGGAACAGGGCCGTGAGCGGCATCCCTCCGGCCAGGTCGTCGACGCCCTCGCGCGGGCCCTGCACCTGGATTCCGACGCCTGCTGGCACGCCTACCGCCTGGCCGGGCTCGTTCCCAGCGCCCAGGGCCCCGTCTCGGACGAGGAGCGCGTCGCCCCCGAACTGCTGCGGCTGATGGACGCCTTCCCGACGGCAGTGGCCTACGTGGTCAACCGGCGCCTGGACGTCCTCGCCTCGAACGCACTCGCCGACGCCCTGCTCTCCCCGCTCACGGACCCGCGCGGCATGGTCCGTTCACTGTTCTGCGACCCCGCGGCCCGGGACCTGTTCGTCGACTGGCACGCCGTGGCCCGCGACACCGTCGCCGCGCTACGACTGGCCCACGGCCACGACCGGCACGACCCCCGCATGTCCGCCCTGATCGAGGGCCTGCTCGCGCAGAGCGAGGAGTTCGCCGCACTGTGGAACCATCAGGACGTCGGTCGCCTGGGCAGCAAGACCAAGACCTTCCGCCATCCGCAGGCGGGTCAACTGACGCTCGCATACCAGACGTTCGAGGTTCAGGACGCGCCCGGCCAGTGCCTCCTGGTCGGCACCGCAGAGCCGGGAAGCCCGGACGCCCGCCGCCTGGCCCTGCTTGGCTCCCACCGCGCCGAAGCGGACGAGAGCGTCACCGTCGGCCGGCGGTAA
- a CDS encoding serine hydrolase domain-containing protein, protein MDDNVVRGVVADGFESVREEFAAVVAGEDGDYAAQLVAYRHGERVVDLWTGPGITGDSLFGAYSASKGATHLVVASLVQEGVLDLEQKVSHYWPQFAVKGKGDLVLRELLAHRAGLVGAEAGFTVEELADDQHVAERLGAQRPYWRPGAAFGYHALVMGALSGEVVRRATGRSVQELFAERIREPYGVDFHLGLPQEQEPRFLSAQPMAATPERLALLAASASGPNSLSGIAFNRHHPQNPQVWELPNFQIVRTLGTASFGGVASARGLARMYAAAIGPVDGTAPLLEPETLATVGQIQSTGRDVVLGEQKAFTIGFHATCAYYPQLGQGAFGHSGAGGQQAFADPRNGIAYGYTRRRTPFPAAAGPENDRLIRALYEARPAR, encoded by the coding sequence ATGGACGACAACGTGGTGCGGGGTGTGGTGGCCGACGGCTTCGAGTCGGTGCGTGAGGAGTTCGCCGCGGTCGTGGCCGGGGAGGACGGCGACTACGCCGCGCAGCTCGTGGCCTACCGGCACGGGGAACGGGTCGTCGACCTGTGGACGGGGCCGGGGATCACCGGGGATTCACTGTTCGGCGCGTACTCCGCGTCCAAGGGCGCCACGCACCTGGTCGTCGCCTCACTCGTCCAAGAAGGCGTGTTGGACCTGGAGCAGAAGGTCAGCCACTACTGGCCGCAGTTCGCGGTGAAGGGCAAAGGAGACCTGGTTCTGCGGGAGTTGCTGGCGCACCGGGCCGGCCTCGTCGGGGCAGAGGCAGGGTTCACGGTCGAGGAACTCGCCGATGACCAGCACGTCGCCGAGCGCCTCGGTGCGCAGCGCCCGTACTGGCGGCCCGGTGCCGCGTTCGGCTACCACGCGCTGGTGATGGGGGCACTGAGTGGCGAGGTGGTGCGCCGCGCCACCGGGCGTAGCGTCCAGGAGCTGTTCGCCGAGCGGATCCGCGAGCCGTACGGGGTTGACTTCCACCTCGGGCTGCCGCAGGAACAAGAACCCCGGTTCCTCAGCGCCCAACCGATGGCGGCGACTCCCGAGCGACTGGCCCTGCTGGCAGCGTCCGCGAGCGGCCCGAACAGCCTGTCCGGCATCGCCTTCAACCGCCATCACCCGCAGAACCCGCAGGTGTGGGAGCTGCCGAACTTCCAGATCGTCCGCACCTTGGGAACGGCCTCGTTCGGCGGAGTGGCCTCGGCGCGCGGTCTGGCCCGGATGTACGCGGCTGCGATCGGTCCCGTGGACGGCACGGCCCCGCTGCTCGAACCGGAGACCCTCGCGACGGTCGGCCAGATCCAGTCCACCGGACGCGATGTGGTCCTCGGCGAACAGAAGGCATTCACCATCGGCTTCCATGCCACCTGCGCGTACTACCCGCAGCTCGGTCAGGGCGCGTTCGGCCACAGCGGCGCGGGCGGCCAACAAGCCTTCGCCGACCCGCGCAACGGCATCGCCTACGGCTACACCCGCCGGCGCACCCCCTTCCCCGCCGCCGCAGGCCCGGAGAACGACCGCCTCATCCGCGCCCTGTACGAGGCCCGCCCCGCGCGGTGA
- a CDS encoding nuclear transport factor 2 family protein: protein MRHGKAAPMVTEQQVRDWVGGYVRAWTTNSRKDIAALFTARAEYHEWPYETDWFGREAIIDGWLGRAPWQEGGWEFEWSLLTLNGDTAAIEGIGRYTELGTFANLWTVTFDKNAKCTMFRMWNNQV from the coding sequence ATGCGTCACGGAAAGGCAGCACCGATGGTGACCGAACAGCAGGTGCGCGACTGGGTCGGAGGGTACGTGCGGGCCTGGACCACCAACAGTAGGAAGGACATCGCCGCACTGTTCACCGCGCGGGCCGAATACCACGAATGGCCATACGAGACCGACTGGTTCGGCCGCGAGGCGATCATCGACGGCTGGCTCGGTCGCGCACCGTGGCAGGAGGGCGGCTGGGAGTTCGAGTGGTCCCTCCTCACCCTCAACGGCGACACCGCCGCGATCGAGGGCATCGGCCGCTACACGGAACTGGGCACCTTCGCCAACCTCTGGACCGTGACCTTCGACAAGAACGCCAAGTGCACGATGTTCCGGATGTGGAACAACCAGGTCTGA